Part of the Quercus lobata isolate SW786 chromosome 6, ValleyOak3.0 Primary Assembly, whole genome shotgun sequence genome, aacttaatgggttttctttaaaatatgTGTGGATCTCAGATAGGATAATGTCAATAAACAGTAAACATCACATGTTGGAGTGTACAGATAATGCAAATGGGTTTCTGCACAGGGCTGGTCATCTCAGCTGGCAGCAGACACGCAAATGATAGCGAGGCTCTACATCAGACAAATATTGCTTACCCAAACACTAAGGGTCCAtctggataccgcttattttgctgaaaactgaaaacactatagcaaaataatttttaaatgtgtgaatagtgtcgtgggatccatttttaatgaaagttttgttgaaaaaagagatttgtcggtcccgtgaacagtgcacggaacCCACTGAACAGTGCAGTAACATGTGAAAACTgacttctcccaaaaaaaaaaaaaaaagccagacGCAAGACGCTAACTGTAGACGCAATCCAAACGCAtattaaatgtattagaacagtacaatatttttagaaatgaGAACATTCTGGGGCGTGGTCTGCAACCAATTGTGCTACCCCTCGGGGTtgccattgaaaaaaaaaaacagtgtttAAAGGATTAAGAATATATATTACACTAAAGCAGCCTCACTAAATTCAATCAAACACATCCAGCTACTATATGATGAACAAAAACAACTTAatcaaatatttcttaaaaatatcataaattaaGTAATACAATATATGGTGAAGAAAACTGAAATTAttacagtgaaaaaaaaaaaaaccatcaataaGGATGCATACCAATAATATGTAAACaatgaacaaatgatactttgaTGCTGTGAATTTTGGTGCTTCTAATGCGTATGGAATTATTGGTTTTATATTTAAACTGGTTTGATGAGTTAGAGGAAGAGTATGTCATGGCCTATTAAGAGTACATCATGGCCTGTTAAGGCTTTCAAACAAGTGCTTTGTGCCTAGTAATGAATGAGATAAGTTGACCAATAACTAATACGCATATATGTATTGACAAGTCATAGAGTTCAAAATGTGACACCAACTAAAGGCCTCACTTTGTGTCCATTtagaaacaacttatttagctttttattgaaaatactgtagataaaaggtaaaaactaaataaaattagtaagggactcacgtgagacccataaatagtagggGGAAAAATGCAATAAGTTGGCCTATAATCAagatccaaacacacactttaTATAATAGTATATATCATAAACCTCCACTCAATTCAAAAGCATTATTTATCTCTTTTCTACTACTCTCATTTCATTCTAAGCCAATGAAAGGGGCAGCTTTAACCAAAATTCACACAGTAATTAGCACAGGtcaataataaaaacaattttttttaggtaaaggTTTAATGcaagaacaataaaaacaattatttgaaaataaaaaagattgataaaGAGGTAATATATGTGTGAATGTGTGTGTTGCaatatataaaaacttaaaaatcaacactaaaataaaaccaactaTTACATACAAACCTACACAATTTATAAAGTCAACTCACATTATCATAATAAGTTTAGTACGTCAAAGTATCTCCCAAGTAACCTCCAAATATTTCCTTCAATTATAAAATCCTCAAAGAtgataatcaaattaaaattcgaTCTCCCCTAATGAAAATGCCCACACAAATTAATCTTACAAAATTTCCATACTAAGACCTAGTTTCTTAAGCTTTTCCAGGGGTGCTTTGGCTTTTAAAAATGAGAAGCAAACTTGATCTCAGCCAAGGGTTTTTGTATGCTCTTCGCCAATTTTGTGAGGCAATTAATGCTTTTTAGGGATTTTGAGAAGCAAATTAAGAGCTACTTCTCAAAGTAGTTCagctttaaatatttttaaaaagctgcAGCCCTTATTTACTAGCCCTTAATGGCATGGTAGTTCTCCTGGCAAGAAGTGTGACACCCAACCCTACCTATGAATTGGCAATGCGGTGCATGCTGCATATGTCCTTTCCATACATTGTGATGTATGGGCTTCTTATCTAATGTCACTTTTCAGCAGCAAGTTTATTGAAAAGATCTTGTTCAATCCACATTTGGGAACAAATAAATTAGCATTAGCTCCTGCTAATCAAGTGCCCAACCTAGAGCCTTGAGCAAACTCTTAGTAAGCTACTTTTGCAGGTACAGCATTGCTCACCATAAAATTTATGGAGTTAGGGATAGGCTGAAGTTAATTTACCATGATTCCAACAATGAACTGTATAAGAACTATAAATTCTTACTTTAAAAGAATACCCATAAAACTACCCCACAATTCTGAAACAACCAAGTTATTTCTACATAAAACTTCACATCATGATTCATAATTAGCTTCCACATATTTTCCCCATCAATACTTTTTTCTCTCCACTATGAAAACCAAGCGAACCAGAGCTATAGGATATGGGAGATGTGAATGCTCGATAAGGGACCAGCAATACCTCAATGTAAATACATGAGGTCAAATGGGTAGCGCACATAATACCAATTTGGAAAACTTCAATCTAACATTACTTTTGGTTAACAAGTATGTGATACCTCAAATTGTGTGTATTTGATTGATTGGATATTGTTGGAGTGTATTGTGCGGGCATGTGCTAAGTCCCTCCCACATAAGGTGTTTACTAGATGAATATTGGGTTCATAAGTCATTACAAGAATAATAAGGCAGATGTCGCTAGTGCTCTTCCTAGGGTCGTTACAAAGTATCTCCAAAAATTATAAGTCCCTCAACTCAATCAGAAGAATTATcaggccaaaaaattaaatgataaacaTATGCATGCTAAAGTCTATACTACAATCACCAAGGCAAACTATAGCTTGCCAACCGACAGATAATAAGAGATCTATATCAGACCTCAAGTTATGTTTGATTGGTTGTCAGCTTTGCAAAACCAATCATTCTCTCCTTTTcttaatttatgtaattttttaacttgattaTTTGACCCCTGTGCACTTCTTGTGTACTAGAGCGTCcattttttgatatcaataaatcttattacttatcaagaGAAAAAATAGCTTGCCCCCATCCGTCAGTCTCCTTAGAACAATCAATAGTCaacatgttttttaatattttagccTTTGATAGTGTTTTCAAGTTCACGACAACAAATATTTAGCCTTTCCGAGATAATATTTCAAGAaccatacattaaaaaaaaaaaaaaaaaaaaaaaaaaaaaaaaaaaggctaatgAAATTACATCACAATGTGTAAGAAAAACTTACGTATATTTTGTAGCAAAGAATTCGACGAAGTATTTCTTGGGATCAGGCTGATGCTTAAATTCTTCAGGTTTGCTAATCTGTAAACACATAATCAACAAAAGCTACTGACAAAGAGATGCGCcaataaaatcatataagaGCCTcaaaaacctaatttttttttaaaattaccaataagtggagtattattattattattggggtaaagaaaaaggaacaacTACCATAGTCAGATACTACAACAACCTAGTCCCCCAAAAACAATGAAACACATAtactaattaataaataaataaaaactagcaGTAGCAATAGTAGTAAAGAGAGAAGAGGTAAACCTTGGCAGGCCAAGCGGGGAAGCCCTTGACCTTAGCAAGGACAAGATCGCCCACACTCAACTTCCTCTTCTTCGCCTTCGCCTTGTTGCTCGCTCCGCGTCTACGCGCCGGAGCCATTCTGCGAACCCTAAATTCTCACGATCCGGCCAAAAACCCTATCAAGTCGCCCTTGCCGGCGATAAGTGGCACCGGCTCATCGGAGGAATAATGGCAGAAGAGAGAGCAAGAGATAGGGGATGTAGtcgtaatttttagattttcctCTGGCTTTTTTTAgactttgatattttttttattatacgaGGGTCTCTCTCGgagcaagaaaataaacataGGCAAAGGGTGTTTCTGTCCGCGACTCAGTTTATTCCGCGAACATTAGAAACTGACTAGTGCCttgtctgatgataaaaaataatttttttttttaaaaaaaatatttgaaattaaattagCACACATGCATTAATAAATGAAGAATTTCAAGAAATGTTTTCTAAAACTATAAGAAGGTAGAAATTCTCTAGGGAATTAACAATGTGAGTACAAGGTAATTGACTtggacattaaaaaaaaaaaaagggttaatgTTGCATGTTAATTACAATTAATTTCTctatatcatcaatataaatagaATCCTCGTGaattttatatagatatatgaAGTTTGAGATTCTGTAAAACCCATATGTATGGATTGTTTAGATACAATAAGACAGTGTCTGTAATACTATGCAATGCAATGCATTAGGATTGtatttttgttgtagtgatCTGTTGTTTCCAAATTCCATATATGAGTTAGCACCACTTTCTTGCTGTTCCAGCTAGAATTTTTGTGAGAATCAGAAGAAATCTTCCTTCTGTAGATTATTAACATTGAGCTCTGTTAGCTAGCTAGTACTTGGTACTTTGCAGTGGTAAACTAGCCCTGAGCTCTGTTAGTACTTTGTACTGCATACAAGAGCCCAAATTAGCATTGTTTTGGGTCTATAGCCATTACAAGTGAAGACTCATTCACTCGGCCCAAAGGGTATGGTCGGGCTGTGGGCTAAGAGCCTTTGAAGCTCAGCAGCTAGGGCTCCCCTAACCAATACGGGTCCAACTTTTCATGCACCAGCCATTCTTTGAATtcaaagtatttttattttcgaTTAATTTGTAcgtgaataaaataaaattcattttacatgagagaaaaagagataagAGAATAGAAGATAGAAATAGAAACTAATAAaggtataaaaaataaaaaaaataaaaaaagaggtttgaGAGTGGGTCTCGgtcaaaataaattgaaattttagtCGAGATTTAACAAAAGCATTAGCTGTTTGAATTTATTGCATGAAACAAatattttggccattttgacTATAATAGACTTAGAATTGACTACTATGTAAATTTGTAATACACAAACGTTGAACCACCTAGATAGATAGATAACACTCAAATTTGAGTGAGTAATTACATAAGTGATCTAACGTAGCCATAGCTTTGACATATATCTAATATCAATTAGTCATGAGAGtagtaaatatttatttttgaattttgaataattattaCTCAAATGAAGTCATGTGACAATAACaagtttgataaatttttttctaaccaaaattaaaatgaaattatgcTATGTTTGTTTTGACATTAATGTTATCTAaaaagtgagttttttttttttttgaaaaattatctcattttggGATAATTATTGGGCACTCTcaaagtaccataaatgcgtactctccctctcacataattgtgagtcccactaattaaatttatggtgagacccacaattcatgtgagaggggggagtacgcatttatggtactccgagagtattcaataattttccctcattttttttatatttggtaGTGGCCTTAAAAtgagatagagttatttttaatagtttccatattgttttttaactttCCTTATTTAGTATTGGTGTgaaataaagttgttttccaacaaaatttagttgaaaacaatctctaaaaaataaatcatatttttaataagatttttcaTTGATCaaagataattttcttttgaattattatttttatgctacttataaatatataaaaaaaaaaaatacgaaaaacgattttcacaaaaaaatttccatcgAGAATTAGCTTGAAATGGTAATTTGCATTATGCATGCAAGTTTGCAAATATTAAGTCCTATTGCATTACGTGGGTTGTACTTGCACTACTAAAAATCAACATATTTCATGTTCTTCGAGGtagttataaatataaaatatctaCTATGAAAGGATTGTAATTAACTAGTTATCATCTAATAAAACACACATTTTATTTACTTTGTTCTATTGCAGATCCACTCTACAAGCCATGAggaatataaattaaaatcagggacggaactaggatttgaacctgggggggccaaagcttaaaacactatttttttttgtatgaaaataaaaaactaacacctatttcatattcaacaaaatactacatataaaataattgtttcttaaacatttgatattataaaaatgtcaacaaagtataatatacaaaataagtgttttttaaatatttcaacacatttatcaaaatgaaactCGACGCTCTTTTAAGTCTCGAAAGTCGTCTATAATTGATTCTATACCAAATTTTGCAGCAATCTCCTTCTCAGAGAtaatttttgataaaaccaaaacaattgACCAAAGACTTGATCAATTGGTGATGGTCTCATAAAAAAGTCACTTATGACTTACCAAAAAATAATCTTCACAGACTCacaagtgacaaaaaaaaatactaccaaATACTAGTCTCACAAATAAGATATTCACTATCGCATACTCACATTCCACTGTATCTTGGTcccattttatttctttatagttaaaaccaaaaataaaagttacaaacaaagtttgaaattgatccTACGTCCACACaatcaaaaaagcaaaaagcaacaaacaaataaacaattacACTTACACACTAGTCAATACTCAAGTCTTAATCCAAACCCACAAACACCAAGTCACCAACTAAGTCTACGGTCCACACAGACATGATGACAAGACACAACACAGTAAACACACCAGTCCAATAAAAGCCAGTAAACCACAATTCACCAATACTGAAATACAGTCAACACAGTTCATCAAAAAACGTAGAGGGCAGAGGGCTAACCCGGcaagacaaaaaaacaaaaatctaaacttgagagaggagagaaatttCTTAGATTTACCGTGTGTGACTGTGATCAAGCATCTGATGAGGAGCAGCAGCAGCAATAGACCAACAGTCCGGATCTGATCTGAGGAAAAGAACAGCAGCAGCACTCAGCAGCAGTGATGGAGCCTGGAGGAGGCGTTGATACTTGATGAGGTTGAGACTGTTGAGTGGAGGAAGAGTGAGGTTAGGGTAAAAATTTGAGAATGTAATTTAGGTTTTCAGATTTCattccatatttattttttattttgtcggttatttgtttattttttttatgagaattttGCCGGTGATTTTTTCAGATTTAttcatgccattttttttttttaatttgggggggggggaggggctATTAGGACGAAAATTTAGtatattagcttttttttttttttttttttttttttttttttttttttcttggggggggggggcaatggccccctaCTGTAGGTCCGTCCCTGAATTGAAATATTAATGTGAACCTTAGAGCTTGTAATTTTCCAATCTTTCTAAGTGTTATGGCAACGATGAGAGTAAACAAACATCTTTAGAGAGGACCATTAGTTTTGATAAACTCATTTGCATATAAGTTTTTATTcctttataaaattgaaatctaatttactGAAAAATAGATTACATAATTTGCTTTCCAAATTACATGGaaattaaatattcttttaCACAAATTGGCCTAAGTTAGTACATCATAGACCTAAATAAGGGTTCCACCCTTGACATACTCGGTGAGGGCTAGAGCAACCAAACCCAACATGGCAAACCTCCCATTCCACATCTCAGCATCTGAGGTCATCACCCCCTCCGACTTGGACTCCACACTGATTCCCTTAAACAAAGGAATCAAAGATGCAAGAGATAGCACAATGCTAGTTCCTAAGAACCATGGGATTCCACCATTTGATATCTGGGCAAACACATCCTCACCACTGGATAACTCCACTACCATTGCAGCAACAAAGCCTATCATTGCTAGCCTGCCGTTGATCCTCTCTGGTGCAGGCCCACTGAATGCAAACAAGTCTAAGAAGTTTGTGCTGACCTGTCAATCATGGTGAAGCACCCGTCAAAAAATACTCCTTAACTAATGTTATTCACATAACCATTAACAACATTTTCCATAAAGGTTAACATGACTTACTTTGTTTGGATCTTAATAAAAGTAGGATCATTTAGTAGAACCAGGTAAGAATTATATTACTTCCATATGAACAAGCAATATTACTGGTTATAGTTGTGTTTTTAGTATTactcaaaaagtaaaaaatgaataaacttaaaaacagaaattttcacaaaatctaGGTGACATATTTTAAGTTGTGCATAATTTAATTTGgatcaataataaattttcactCTAATTATAATTTGCTCagcaagttgtgaaaaaaaaaaattaatgaataattttGTGTGCTTAAactaatttgtaaaaaaatggaTCTTCAAGAAATAATGTTATTGTATATCTAGGGTTAATGagcggagaaaaaaaaaaagaaaaagaaaaaaaagatgaagtaTCTCTTGAGTTAAGGGTAGTTACCTTGGGTGTTGATCGAGGTGTTGAAGTTGTCACAGACTCTGGTTGCTCTTTCTGCAAAGGGCAAAGATGCAAAGGGCAGAGACAAAGAATTGTACGATTATGAACTTTCTTATAAATCAATTAGCAtatcataataatataaatgttAAATTATTTCTATCAGACTTTGAATTTTccacaaaaataagaataaaaatattatgatgcATAGATTTCGTCAATGTTATGAATAGCGTTTCGGGTCCTGTTTCGGATCCCATTTCAGTCTGTTCATTAGAATGGAATATTTCGGGACCAACCTATTTTGACGTACTATTGCCTATTGATTCGGACTTATcactattttataaataaatatatatgcatatatttattattgataaaaaaatccatataataaattattaaaggTTTTAAAGTTATAAGTAAATATTTCAACTAATAGGTTATCTTTAATCTCAGATATCagttcaataataataataataataataataatatcaacaaCAACTATTAgttcaattatatataatacaatgaggataataatatgaaaaaaagaaaagaaaagaaaaagcctaGATGTTAATTTTAAGAATAGTTTTAGGACCATAAttatttcataacttttttatcACAATTTAAATGTGTAATAAATTGTAAGTGATTAACTagactcatcattttttttttctttttcaattataCTCTATCACgttataattgtgaaaaaagttgtaaaagattttatattcctatgctttttctaattttagtgACTGGAATTAAAAGACCGAAAGTTTCGTTTTTATTATGAATCACGTGAGgttcacaaaaacaaaacaaagaaaattttttttaaatgaaattcaaGTGGACAAAACAAAAGAGGCTGGAAGAATGAGTATTACGTGGGGCTGACAAAcaccacaaaacaaagaaaatatctaaagcCTAAAGACTCTAAACAAAAGTGAAGGACAGCTAAGGGACAcacaaataaaagagaagaggTAGACAGGTAGTAGACCGAaaccagaaagaaagaaagtagaagaagaagaggaggaggaagaaaagCACGAAACCCCGAAGAAGGaggtaggatttttttttcccacgaTGAGATAGCATTTCATTACCTTTGCATTGCAACGCACTCGCATGCTAGCATTTCTTGGCACAGGTGACACATAATTAGTGGGAATAATTAGAAACTGGTTCACCCTAGTAGACCTGTTTGAAACTACACGGGTCAAAGGGCTTGCCAAGATGGATTGCATTGCAGATGAGGCTGCCATTATTACCAAAGAGCTTTTGTATATGGAACTCACTAATAGGCTATGAGTGATCAAGAAGGTACTAGGTAGTAGATAATGAAGTGGTTGTGGCATTTATGTTTGGTCTCGgagtgatatatatatagagagttTTTGAGGAGAAGCAAGTAGAGCAGTGGATATTTAGGATCCACGTCTCGCTTATTATGGCAGTGTCTAGTACTGTTTACAGCCCATcaagtttgttttttgttacAATAGTCAATAGGCATCCTGTGTTCTCGAAAGGTCATCGGTTGACATGGGCTCATTTGTCCACACATGGCGGTGTCGGTACGTAATGGACGTGGCACTTTGGGCTCATCAGAACTTTGTACCAGTGAGTTTACGGCCCAAATGGTTCGAGGTTTTCACTGTTTGATTTTTGAAGGGACGATGCCATTCCACATTTCTATGTTCTTCGACTCACCTCTCACATTGTGCCACGGTTGTATACTTTGATCACTAACAAAGTTTGATACGCAATTGATTTGGTTAGACAATAGCAACGTTTTTGTTTGATAGGAAAAGTTCGTAAAAACTCTACtgttttcctttccctttttcttttggtttcttAACCCATAGTTCTAAATGTTAATGAGTGTGTATTTCCTTTTGTCATAGTATCGTCATTCCTAATTAAGCTCGAATTTGACTCTCCCAACCAATTTTGATTATAACTAGATatgttacaattattttttaattttattaggaaatatattatacattttGTGCATGACGAGTAGTAGTTTGAATGTTATGGGATGCTTAAGTTAACACATCTTaggttaaattattattttcatctcaaaaatttgcatgaatttcatttttctccACATAAGCTATTGAAACCTTTACAATTTTTTGGTAGATCAAAAGATGAGACACTCATATCTTTAActctttaattttaaaagacTTGCCATGATTGCTGAACTTTAGAGCTTTTGTGATGGTTTGGATTTAGCAAAGAATCTAAATATCAGGAAACTCATCGTTGAACAAGATACAAAAGTTATGGTCACAATCCTTACAAAGCACGATGTCTTAACTAATTCATCTCACCCTTGTAGTGTTTTGATATATGATTGCAGGTCCCTTCTTCAGTTTCTTGAGGAAACAATATCTAGGGACGGAGCCATAACTTTAACTTAAGGGAGGTGGCTTTACTGTTAGCACTGTATGTGACAATTTCAACAtctaattcctttttttttttttggattgtatattttgttttaaattttagatttataaatttttttatggtcactaaaatgaggaaaatactagaattacaattttttttattattataaattgttGATGTAATAAGCGGTTAtcagtaagtaaaaaaatgatgtaagtgATAGGTCCATAttcaaaccaataaaaatttgctactaaaacagtttataaaaatgttgtaaaaaagtttttgaGTATAGGATTGCtcttaaaaaaatctataatattgtttaagggagcaaaatttaattttataaaacaaaattgctaaaatttatacacacatatatataataatatttttctttaaaaaaaaatagtttaataatgGCTTCGTTCTTACCCACATCCACTACATCTTCCACGAAAGGAACCAATGCGCGGACCTTTTGGCAAAGGAAGGGTCTCCTAGTAGTGATAGCTTTATTTTGTACTCatatcttccttcctctatttTGTACCTGTCATTTTCGGATACTTTAGGTATTTCGTACTGCAAGACTTTGTAATTTAtagttttgtttaattatattcccttttgccaaaaaaatgtaaatattaatttttgagttttgaataaatattactCAAATGAGGTGCGtgacaataaaaaatttgatcaaATTGTTTCTAAaccaatattaaaataaaattaagttaCGGTTGTTTTGGTTATAATGTTATCTAGAAAATGAGAtactttttggaaaattatctcattttttaaaaaaatatttaataatggCCTCAAAATAAGATAGAATTGGTTTCAATAGTATTTATATTGGCTCTTAACTTCTTTTATTtaacttcttttatttagcATGTCatatgataaaattgttttccaaaatattttaggcaaaaacaattttaaaaaaaataagtaatatgtttccaaaatatgatttttttatatcgccaaataaatttcttttgaatttttttatattgccaaatataaaaaaaacgcaaaaaaaaaaaaaaatcataaaaggaTTTCCATTGAAAATTAGCTTAAAATGGTAATTTGTGTAACTTTATCCTCACAAACGAAAATGAGAGGAGAGAAAGATTTATagataaacttttttattttgaatgaaaagaaatcaaatctaaaaagtaaaaaccaaattaaacaaACTAAAAGCACATTACCaaacatataaattataaatattttaatttttggccgaataaaaaaataaaaaaattaaattcagttactattttagtatttttgctCATCCTTTataaaagaaatggcaaaaccgtcgactttttcttcttcttcttcttcaataatcTCAATCGTACCCTTTCAATTCCAAAACCCAATTTTGTCCTTCA contains:
- the LOC115993711 gene encoding early light-induced protein, chloroplastic-like, whose amino-acid sequence is MPQPLHYLLPSTFLITHSLLVSSIYKSSLVIMAASSAMQSILASPLTRVVSNRSTRVNQFLIIPTNYVSPVPRNASMRVRCNAKKEQPESVTTSTPRSTPKVSTNFLDLFAFSGPAPERINGRLAMIGFVAAMVVELSSGEDVFAQISNGGIPWFLGTSIVLSLASLIPLFKGISVESKSEGVMTSDAEMWNGRFAMLGLVALALTEYVKGGTLI